The genomic window CAACCAacttttttctgttcagttctgATTAAAGTGTGAGCcagtctgtgtttaaaaaaacccactaaataGCTAAAAATGGAAGACTGGAGTCTAATCTTTGTTCAGGTCCTGGATGAGAGCCACTATCCCTGTAAGTGTCATTTCTGTCTTGCTTATAAGGTCAGTGGAGGTGTTACTGTATGTAATACAAAGTAATGAGAAGTGTAAAGTAAGATTTCATTCTTCATaggaaacagctttaaaaataatctgttttctcAGGAGtagtttttcctctttgtctCCTGACTCATGcacataattttcaaatattgatCAAGAATTTTATGGACTCTTCTCAGTTATGATTTGAAACATAAAGAATTCCAGTCATCTTACATGTTTACCATTCAGGTCCAATCTTCAGTTACCCACAGGTATTAAATCTGATTACTGGCTTTGTTATCTTAAAGGTAAACCCTCTTCAGCTGAAAACCAGCAGGGCCTCATATCTTTTTTCATGTAATTTCAAGGAAAGATGTGAAAACCTAACCTCATTAAAAGAAGGAACTTCCCATTTTTTTGAGAACATACTGTTTCTCTGGCAGGTTGTTTACAATTTCAAAGATTGCCTCCTGCCCCCCCAGTTTTAGTTGACCTGTCTCACAAGCTAAAATTGCAGTAGAGACATGAGATTTTTgactgaaaaaacccacctggGACATAACAAAAAACCAGTGACTGAATCAAGTGTTTTCCACTTTTATTCTACTTTACTTAAACTGATCTGGAATCTTCACTGTACAACTGAGGCAAGACTTGTTAGAAGCTTCTGAATACATTAATCTTTTTAAAGATGTCTTTAAGTTGTCTTCATATGCACTTTTTTGTGCTTTGTCTATGTTTGATGCAACTGCAGATGAGCTGCACAGctgctttttatatttatggacaTATAACCTCATACGGTCAAAATTATTGATCTTAAATGTTTGTTCCTGTTTAAACATAATAAATGAAGTGATTCATCCAATTCACAAATTTCTCATGGTTTGATGTTTGCTTGGTAATTTTTCAGAAGAtgactttttaaataaagtaaCACTCTTATTGTTTCTATTACATGCAAATATAATTCTAGAAAGTCTattatctctgaaaaaaatctcattaaataCTTACTGGTAGCAATAGCATCAATTATGCTAAATCTTATTTAGCTCCATATTATGTGCAGGTCTGTGATACttcagcaaaacacaaaaacattgGTTTTCCATTAGAGTTCTCTTTTGGTTTAGGTACAGGAACCACTATTGTTACTGAAACAAAGAACTGTGTTAAAACCTTCTCTTTACCCACAGattgttttcatagaatcatagagtgggCTGGGTTGGAAGCAACcataaagaccatcttgttccaaccctcctgccatggtcagggacaccttccactagaacaggtttctccaagccccatccagcctggccttgaacactgccaggagtgggacattcacagcttctctgggcagcctgttccggTGCCTCACagccctcacagtaaagaatttcttcctagtgtcttatctaaaccttccctctttcagtttgatgccatttccccttgtcctatcactccatgcccttgtgaaaagtctgtctccagctttcttgtaggccaCATTGGTACTGGAAGATactctaaggtctccctggagccttctctactccagactgaacaactccaactctctcaagcctgtcttcataggagaggtgctccagccctctgatcatcttcctGGCACTCTGGACTTGCTTTAACAGGTCAACATGTTTCTTGTGTTGAGGCCTCAGatctggatgcagtactccaggtgggatctcatgAGAGAAGAGCCAAGGGAGCATCACCTGCCTCTGCCTGTTGGCCAGATTCCTTTGATGCacttggctttctgggctggcAGCACACATTGCCAGGTCATATTGAGCTTCTCATCAGCCATTTTTCacatcttttgttttgtttgttctcaTTCATTAATAGGTCTCACTTATTAGCTATTAGAGCTGTTAGCAGGACTAATAGATCTTCCCATTATTGTTAAGGTTTTCCAACACCAGTGCTCACATTCACCTCTTTTTTGTAATGATACCTACATTGCAAATAGTATTCCCCTCCCATTTTCTTTTGCCATATGCATGCTTTCAGCCCATGGTAAATGTAAAATCTCACTGGttatttgtaataataaatacaaaatatcaCTGATATTTGTAATAATTTACTAATGTGGGAAGCTgtcctttttttattacttctcccttcttccttcACTATTTATTTGTGACAGAGatttgtgaaaaatatattgaattAAGATTTGGCAGAAAACCATGGTACAGAGTAGGAATAGGTTACTGcgcttcccccttcccctcccccacTGATTGATTTGAAATGGAgtttaatttgaagaaaaatctCGCAACAGATTGTGAGAGATCCTGGTACAGTTAAAAGTAAAACTGTGCTAATACTGCTTTGTTAGTAACAGTCTGACATAGCCAGTGACAGATTTTAGTGCAGTGTTGTTTCAGCAGTGACATTGATTTGTTTATCAGATACAGTATCAAGGTAAACTGTTACAATGTGTGGCAGGAAGTTAGAGATCTTTCAGGGTAACTGGAACCAAAAGTGTGTTTCTGAACACTGGGCTTGGAAAGGAAACAAGGGTGTGCTGTTTGCCCGCAGCTTTGTGCTGTCAGCCGGCCTGGCTGGCAGTGTCAGCAGGCAGGGTGGCCATGTACAAATGCTCGTATTCAAAGCATATAATTCATACAAACtataaaataatgtgttttcttaatttcagcTTCTGTACCCATCACAGAActcactgtaatttttttttcatttcaaatgaaTTCCTTTTCATTGTGTGAgagtttttttgtaaaataagaaaacagcTGGTACAGAAATCTGTAACTTAAGTATACGGGAAgatatttcttccattttggaTGAATTTATATTAATCACTGAAGTGTAATTTTAACAAAGAACATAAAGATGTCTAATGACATTTCTCCTTCAATGTATTActctacaaaaataaataaactgagaaaaagaagcagTAACTGAAAACATATTGTGATAGTGGAAACACACTCGAAGCATCCAGACAAACTGAAGCTATCTGACCGATACTGACTAAAGGGAAAATTCAACAGCATTTTTAACAATTTATCACTGGGAGCAGGCACTTAATAACCTTTTAGGCCTGTTCTTGTAATGCATATGCTCTGTATATACTTTGTTCTCAGTAAAATGTATACTTTATCTGTAGGAAAAGAGGTGGTACAGTAAGGCATGCCCTGGTTTTGTCTGTTACCTgtgtataattttttaaatcGAAAGCCTTTTTTGCAGTTGCTGTTTGTCTcattctctcctctcctcccaacAACTTTAGCACAACCTCATATCCCAGTTGATGATTCAAAGATAAATTCCTCTtgtaatttttcaaatgttttatatTCCGAAAAATAAGGTTGCCATTCTTTGTACAGCAAGGGCATGTTGCCCTCCAGCTTTCAGTGGTCCTGATGGCCGTAGCTCCTTACAGCAGTTCCTTCTACCTTCTGCTCTTTTCCACTTGACCTGTACTCTTCACATACTTCACATCCTTCTTATTTAACACTTATTGACTGTGAGTGATTTTGAGTTTTGTGGTAGTCAGTTATTATGCAGTtttttgatttcatttttttcaaccttccccaacaaaacaaattgCAAATTCTGTGTTTAGTTTTGCTTCTTGAATTGCACAAGTGTTCTATGAAGTAGAAAAAGTGGAAGGTAATTACAGAGTCAGATTCTTCTTTCCTCTGGGTGTAAGGCAAATAAATTCAGTGATATTATGGCAGCATGTGTGAAGTGGGAGTGGAGTTCGGCTGTTACAAAAGCTGGAAGGTTTTAAGACAGAAGCCGATTGTCCTTAACTACATGTTGGAGGTATTTTGGTGGAACCTTGGGTGACAGAAGGGGGATTTAGTTTATTCTagtttttttaatacttcattGAAGCTGTGGTAAAGAATGCTGTATTCTCTCCTTTTGAAAGAGTTTAATGGCAATTGGCAACTAAAACATTCTTCAGAGGAAACAAACATAAGTCTAAAATATTCAGCTATCAAAGAATTTTCATGACTAGCACATACATTCATGTTGAAGTAGAAGTATTACGTGGATTGCTATATAATATATGTAATGGTTAACATGGTAGAAAATTTTTACCTTGTGTCTAGTAAATTCTATAGCTTGTTGAgtatattatttcatttaaaaagaaataaaacaaagtggTGGTGGGTAAGAGAAGATATTTAAGTTTATACATGGTGGGACATAGTGCCTGTCTGTCCAGTTCACTGACACTCTTACCAAAAACTTCTCCATACCAATATAAAATAGATGCTGATGTTGAGCCCCACTTCTGATGTGTATGGTTATGTAGTAATTATGTATTACATACATGTGTGTAATTATGTAACAATGAAGGAAGAGAGATGTTTGGATCTGATATGTATCCAGATGCAtacattttttaatctaaaatatttagaaagcaCTGAAGTGACTCCTATTCCCCTGCACtaataaataaacagaacttCCGACTACGTAGCAGTGCCTTGTAATCCATAAAAATTGTTGCATACTGGAAACTAGATATTTGTGATGtatttacatttctgtttcaCTGGTTTGCCATGTACTAGTGTGTGGAGGTGTGCTTCTTGAATATTCTAATAGATGCTGGCACTGTactctatttcttttcttttttgtattttcagtgtgGAATAACCTCGTTTTGCAGTGTAAAATTGAGTGGAAATGCATTTGAAGTTAAAAGACAACATAGTCAGATACCAGCTAATacttcagggacagagaatgTGTGAAAATTGGCAGTGCTTGCTTGTGTTTCTGAGATGTGTTTGCTGGAATTAGTGTTTTTGGAGTCCTGTACAATTCTGCTTGCCTTAGGCTGAGTGGTGTGAAGTGTAATTGAACTAATGACTCACTGTGGTGAGATCATTTTTAAGAATGTAGTGGGCTTCTGATTGTACAATACTCTGGCATATATTTGCCCTTTTTTCTCCAGTGATGCTGCCTCTTTTTGCATTCTGTTTTAGTCTATCTGTCAAGCACCCACGGCACACCTTCCTATCCCTCCTGAAATCCTCTTCTGTGTCTGTAGGATATGCAGTGTGTCTTCACTATTTGCTCTTGATTTTATGTTGTTTGGGTTAAATCTGTCATGTGGTATAGATCATGTATGATTCTGTTTTATGATGACTTCTGTGTGTGTACAGGATTGCACAGATCCCTACTTATATTGCTCCCTGCTGTATGCCGAATTTTCTTCTGCAGCCCTCAAAGTGTACTCCAGTGCCGtataaatccatttttaaaaatttaatgaaGGATAGTAAATGTAAAAATGAACTTGCTTTTATTCTCATAGGCAATCAATGGCTATGATCGACATAGCTTTTAAAACTGGACTTAATCTCTTTGACTAATTCCTAGGCTGCTCTTTATCTTTGCTGTGAAGTGCTTCTTCATTGCACATGACTTTCTAATGAATGAGCTTTGGCACTAAACGTTGAGTTCTTAAGgatttatttagttttaaaagtaaaatcaaaTTGTCAAGAAACCTTTCAAGTCTGAAAGCTTTTCTTAAATGCTTGTTTCAGATAAGGACGTGATGTAAACTTACTCATGTTTTGTGTTCATTatgatttctcttttccttccttttaaataaatggGTAGTATTTTTGATATATGAATGCTTTATTGGCAATAAGTTGATAAGTAATCAGTGAAATCATGTTATGTCATTAACCCTAAAcatccccctttcccctccttctaGTGTTCAAAATAGAGAGGATGGCttgaaagggaaaggaagaagagctacaggaaagaaaaaaaattatggtttCTGCTTAGATATTTTGAGtacatttcttttcagaagaacTTACTCCCAAAAGAATGTTTTTGAAGTGATAAATGTGGACaatatggaaaaaagaaagcttattGCATAAAACCTCAGTAACCTCGGAAATAAGACACAGGATTTCAGTTCTTGTAGGAAACTGGGATAGCTTAGATGGAAACAACACTGTAAATGGGTACAGTGGAATGCAGGTGTCGTTGGGCTGCTTTGCACAGACAAGCCAGTGAAATTATGTCTGAAACCATGTTACCCAGTTATTTCAGCTAGTCAATTACTATCAATTAGATAAAATTTGTAGGTAGAATTTGCCTGATTGTAAGTGACTATTCTTTAGAATATGGAGCTGTAATATTGTTTTTTGAGTATTCTGTTCTGGTAAGCTAAGGCATGAGCCCAAGTAAACTAAGGTacattacatatatatttttaaccaaaaaaacctgttttcacAATACGCATATGATTAATAATGTCATGGAAAAAAGCTTTCTGTGCCCTTAAAACAACAGTTCTTTTCTATgtgcaacttcagaaaagtgCTTCAGAAATCCTCATTTTCTATGTAATACTTTAGTCAAACTAACATGTTCAAGGGTAGACTCtggtttttttatatatataagtTATTACTTAGTGAAAATTACCCTTTGAAGTACATTGGTAGCTGGTGACACACTGATCAGTGTATATAACTCCTCATGGATTTtgcagtttttttgttttgtttcctactCTTCCCTGCCCCCTCAATAACCAGTAATTAGTTCAATGAATTTAGCCACTGCCCTTTGAAATTATGAAATTTCTAAGGATGGCATGATGCAAACAACCAGATAAACTTGTTTGGATGAATATCTTAATTCTTGCTTACAATGTTAGGGTGATGGTAACTTCTTAAGGCTTCTTGCTTCCTCAATGCAGGTTTAAGATGAAATAGAAGAAGAGAATATAGGAGAAAGGTGTACCATGGCCACCCAGGAAATACAGGAGTGGGGTAGCCAGCAGTATTGGTGATTGGTTTGTGACAAAGTAGTTGCAGAGCGAAAACTGAACATCATTGATAGAGATGTGAagtaaaaataaggaaaaaattattgaGGGCAAGAAAAATTGTGAGCTTCAGCTGTGGCATTTAACAGCCATAGCTTTCTATGTAGCTGTATGgtgtaaatgaaaaatatctgtatAAAAGGTCCTCATGTCACACTAGAGGTCTGGCTAAAccttttcagaatgaaaatctTAGCCTTACACAGGAAGGGCTTGGTTCGTGGGTTATCTTTTGGCATCAAGCCTAATATCCTTCTTGTCcatgtttctttccttcatttagCCTGTCTTTTACCCCAGTCTCTCCTGTGTAATTATTCAAATGTAAAAACTCTGGATCTGAAATTGTTTAAACaattctttttacttttcttaaaaGTACTGTCAATTTTTGGACTGGCatgaattttttccccctcatatCAAAGATAACAGATTCTGAACCATTAACTGAAGGATATCATGTAGATGACTTTGTCTACACGTACATGGCAGTTGCATGCTGCAGAAATTTGAAAGAAGTAGCTGTCTAAATAGGAGGTCAAAATGTGTCCAGGTTGTACCTGCATAGCATTCAGAATACCTCTGATCAACACTGTTTatgaattaaatttaaaactaCCATTTCATGCAAAATGTTGAATTTGTGCTTCAGAAAAGTATTTCCAAGtgcaattttctttcaaaattctttTATATTTACAGAGAAACTGAGccatacaaatatttttaaaagttcgCACTTCTTTAAGgctatttattttctaaaaaaagagGACTTGAATATTTTTGACAAATATACACATGGTGTTACGCTAACAAACAGCCATGCAACATATATCTTACATAATGAAGAAATTGAATATACAAGACCTACTCTATTTAACATACATATTGAAAATATACAGTCTCACCAATAgttaaaaaagtttttcttaTTTGGCAGTATTTTTCTACACTTTGTTCAAATATTCTGTTTTATGTGTTTTGGTGAATACTGAAATCTAGTCAGTGACAACCTGAGGTACTAAACATTTCTGCCTTACTTCGTTGTCTTCAAAGGTAatctttttgttccttttgggCTCTATCCATGAGTTGTGTATTATAGCGTTATTTGGCATGGGATCTGCTTCCACTATTGAAACCACTCGCTTTTTCATCTTACTTTTCAGAACTTTCTGAAACTTTTGCCTTGTGAATGCGTAAAGTAGAGGGTGAAATATAGTTGTTCCATATGCCATTACTAGAAAACATAATCTCAGCTTTACCAAAAGGTCACTTGGGCCCAAACATAAGATGGTGGTGTTTAAAACAGAGATGGGtgtccagcagagcaggaatgtTGAGATGATCAAGAGGGACATTCTGAAGACTCTCTTTTGCCGTTCTCGCCGCTCCCGGTGCCGTTTCACAGCTCGGCGCAGAGCGATTATGACAGACACAGAAGTCCTGACACCAAACACaacattttttcctcctccactCTGGGACATATCTGTAGTCTCATGCTGAGTGGTCAGAGaaatagtttttttctttctggctttCTTCTTTTGTCCTGTTGTAAATCTTGTACCAATCCGAATATTTAGGGCCTGGAGTATTTTGGTGTATGTAATTAGCATTACTATAACAGTGAAGAAGAATATTGGAATCTGAACGAGAATGTGGTAGTACATTCCGAGTTCAGTGTAGTACTCATTTGTACTCACACACAGAAGTGTCTTATTTTCCCAAGTACTTGCACTTTGAAGACTGAAAAAGTTGACTTCGATGAAAGGaatcaggaaggaaaaaagtgaaatgatCCATATTGACGTCATTAATATCACAGCCCTTCCCATGGTCAGAATTCGATTGGCAGGTTTTACAGAGATGTCGTAGCGGTCCAGGGTGATGGCAAAGACGTTGATTGCAGTTGAAACGCTTGCAAAAGAGACACAAGCCTCGTGGAAGCAGCAGATGAGAGCAGTGTTACTCTCCAGTGAAAGCAGAAGGATAACTATAGTTAGAGGAATACATCCCACACAAATTATTACATCAAGTACATGAAGGTTCATTGTAATTATGTTACTGACAGAATTGATTAAGTTGGATTTCATACAGTAAAGTACCAGCACGGTGAGGTTGCTGCCAAGTCCCAAAACAATTTCTAACATCAAAAATCCGGTGAGAGAAACTTGAAAGCTTAATGGATATGACAGTGGTTGGTACATGTTGGTGTCGATGTCATC from Pithys albifrons albifrons isolate INPA30051 chromosome 3, PitAlb_v1, whole genome shotgun sequence includes these protein-coding regions:
- the GPR22 gene encoding G-protein coupled receptor 22, giving the protein MCFSPILEVNMQSESNITVRDAIDDIDTNMYQPLSYPLSFQVSLTGFLMLEIVLGLGSNLTVLVLYCMKSNLINSVSNIITMNLHVLDVIICVGCIPLTIVILLLSLESNTALICCFHEACVSFASVSTAINVFAITLDRYDISVKPANRILTMGRAVILMTSIWIISLFSFLIPFIEVNFFSLQSASTWENKTLLCVSTNEYYTELGMYYHILVQIPIFFFTVIVMLITYTKILQALNIRIGTRFTTGQKKKARKKKTISLTTQHETTDMSQSGGGKNVVFGVRTSVSVIIALRRAVKRHRERRERQKRVFRMSLLIISTFLLCWTPISVLNTTILCLGPSDLLVKLRLCFLVMAYGTTIFHPLLYAFTRQKFQKVLKSKMKKRVVSIVEADPMPNNAIIHNSWIEPKRNKKITFEDNEVRQKCLVPQVVTD